Proteins from a genomic interval of Beijerinckia indica subsp. indica ATCC 9039:
- a CDS encoding M48 family metalloprotease has product MASRPRSFAVLFFVCSLCGCAPIVPPAAPPAATGVPVAAPRTIAPESPVSAEHKRMVAMFDGEYHHAAAEHYLNEVLVKLARAGAASDPNLPYRVTLLNSPTVNAFALPPNDLYVTRGLLALANDTSEVAAVMAHEISHITARHAMQRAEEERRAAVISKAAAIIQNKQRGQEVEAVAKRTLARFSRQQELDADQSGIRIIAKAGYDPYGASRFLSALGRSTELRNALIGQGGGDRLDILATHPSTPERVEQAIAAARQIGAPGIGSTGRNSYLSAINGVMFGDDPANGAIRGLKFIHPRLGFGFVAPEGFMLENSAQAVLGIAAGGNEALRLDSVKLPQTTALETYANSGWIDGLIASSLTPVTVDGAPALLAHAEAGEWHFRIAVIRFDTQQVYRLIFATRVMTDDAERRFQASIDSFHRISPEEARGVHPLHIEIVTAEAGDTPETMAKKMVVPNRPLDYFLLINGREPDSVLRPDERYKIVVE; this is encoded by the coding sequence TTGGCCTCGCGGCCTCGCAGTTTTGCGGTCTTGTTTTTCGTCTGCAGCCTTTGTGGCTGCGCGCCGATCGTGCCGCCGGCAGCACCCCCTGCTGCGACCGGTGTACCCGTCGCAGCGCCGCGCACCATTGCACCGGAATCGCCGGTTTCGGCCGAGCACAAGCGGATGGTCGCCATGTTCGATGGCGAATATCACCATGCCGCGGCGGAACATTATCTCAATGAAGTGCTGGTGAAATTGGCGCGGGCTGGCGCGGCCTCCGATCCGAATCTGCCCTACCGCGTCACTTTGTTGAATTCACCGACCGTCAACGCCTTCGCCTTGCCGCCGAATGATCTCTATGTGACGCGCGGCCTCCTGGCGCTCGCCAATGATACCTCGGAAGTCGCGGCGGTCATGGCGCATGAGATCAGCCACATCACCGCGCGCCATGCCATGCAGCGCGCGGAGGAGGAACGCCGCGCCGCCGTGATCAGCAAGGCGGCCGCCATCATTCAGAACAAGCAGCGCGGCCAGGAAGTCGAAGCCGTGGCGAAGCGTACTCTGGCGCGCTTCTCGCGACAGCAGGAGCTCGACGCCGATCAAAGCGGCATCCGGATCATCGCCAAGGCGGGTTATGATCCTTATGGCGCGTCGCGTTTTCTGAGCGCGCTTGGTCGCTCGACGGAGTTGCGCAATGCCTTGATCGGCCAGGGCGGCGGCGACAGGCTGGACATTCTGGCAACGCATCCCTCGACGCCGGAACGTGTTGAACAGGCGATCGCGGCGGCCCGCCAGATCGGTGCGCCGGGCATTGGCTCGACAGGGCGTAACAGCTATCTCTCCGCGATCAACGGCGTGATGTTTGGCGATGATCCCGCCAATGGCGCGATCCGTGGCCTGAAATTCATTCATCCCCGGTTGGGATTCGGCTTTGTCGCGCCAGAAGGATTCATGCTGGAAAATTCGGCTCAGGCCGTGCTCGGCATTGCTGCTGGCGGCAATGAGGCCTTGCGGCTCGACAGCGTCAAGCTGCCCCAGACGACCGCGCTCGAAACCTATGCCAATTCCGGCTGGATCGACGGCCTCATTGCGTCCTCTCTCACGCCTGTCACGGTGGATGGCGCGCCCGCTTTGCTCGCCCACGCGGAAGCCGGTGAATGGCATTTCCGCATTGCCGTCATTCGTTTCGACACGCAGCAGGTCTATCGTCTGATCTTCGCGACACGGGTCATGACCGATGATGCCGAGCGCCGCTTCCAAGCCTCGATCGATTCGTTTCACCGAATCTCGCCGGAGGAAGCGCGTGGCGTCCACCCCTTGCATATTGAGATCGTCACCGCCGAGGCTGGCGATACGCCGGAAACCATGGCGAAGAAAATGGTCGTGCCCAATCGCCCGCTGGATTATTTCCTGTTGATCAATGGCCGCGAGCCGGACTCTGTTTTGCGACCTGACGAGCGTTACAAGATCGTCGTCGAATGA
- a CDS encoding thermonuclease family protein — protein MAAIYWLNFDLGRTFGLVGLIFLSLLQPARAAMPASCPAQGEKTGTVTEIDEQLDIALADGTRLGLVGIEPPRPTALDGALDSKIRDQLRAWLLDHEVTYVPAGNGPDRWGRVPAFVFAPAGEGMISVNEALLDAGFARYLPGEAAHICHARLLAAEAGAREATLGIWRDPYYAIIDTGKPAIFEGKDGALALVEGKVTRIAPTRFRTRLYLGSNGPHVFTITVIQRDIKMFEAAGMHVSRLLGQTLRVRGLLDLSFGPEIEVSRPDALEIIGEAAKAPSGLGR, from the coding sequence GTGGCGGCGATTTACTGGCTGAACTTCGATCTTGGCCGGACCTTTGGCTTGGTCGGCTTGATATTTCTTTCTCTCCTTCAGCCAGCCCGCGCCGCGATGCCAGCCTCCTGCCCGGCGCAGGGGGAAAAGACTGGCACGGTCACGGAGATCGACGAGCAACTGGACATTGCCTTGGCGGATGGCACGCGGCTCGGCCTTGTCGGCATCGAGCCGCCACGCCCGACCGCTCTCGATGGAGCCCTCGATTCGAAAATCCGGGATCAGCTGCGCGCCTGGCTTTTGGACCATGAGGTGACTTATGTGCCTGCGGGCAATGGGCCTGACCGCTGGGGGCGAGTGCCGGCCTTCGTTTTTGCGCCGGCGGGCGAGGGGATGATTTCGGTTAATGAGGCGCTGCTCGATGCCGGTTTCGCTCGTTATTTGCCCGGTGAGGCGGCCCATATCTGTCATGCCCGCCTGTTGGCCGCGGAGGCGGGTGCGCGCGAGGCGACGCTTGGTATTTGGCGAGATCCGTATTATGCGATAATTGATACAGGGAAACCTGCAATTTTTGAGGGAAAGGATGGGGCTCTCGCTCTCGTCGAGGGAAAAGTGACGCGAATCGCGCCGACGCGGTTTCGGACACGATTATATCTCGGTTCGAATGGGCCGCATGTTTTTACGATCACGGTGATACAGCGCGATATCAAGATGTTTGAGGCCGCGGGAATGCATGTGAGCCGATTGTTGGGCCAGACCCTGCGGGTCAGGGGGCTTCTTGATCTATCATTCGGTCCGGAGATCGAGGTGAGTCGTCCCGATGCGCTCGAAATTATAGGCGAGGCGGCAAAAGCTCCTTCGGGCTTGGGGCGCTGA
- a CDS encoding single-stranded DNA-binding protein, with product MSAVVLVSGTLFRAPERKTSKAGRSYVSTTLREREGTEARFWQVTAFSDHVIEEFLRLSEGDAIAVQGQFRAELYDSTNGPRISLSVVADHVLVLNQPKKKREPKPPDRKNSQPVRYGDPRPFDDDVSF from the coding sequence ATGAGTGCCGTCGTTCTTGTCAGTGGCACCCTGTTCCGCGCGCCGGAGCGGAAGACATCGAAGGCCGGCCGTTCCTATGTCTCCACAACTTTGCGTGAGCGTGAGGGCACCGAGGCGCGTTTCTGGCAGGTCACGGCCTTCTCGGATCATGTCATCGAGGAATTCCTTCGCCTCAGTGAGGGCGATGCCATCGCTGTGCAGGGTCAATTCCGTGCCGAGCTCTATGACAGCACGAACGGGCCAAGGATCTCCTTGAGCGTCGTCGCCGATCATGTCCTGGTGCTCAATCAACCAAAGAAAAAGCGTGAGCCAAAGCCGCCGGATCGCAAGAATTCGCAGCCGGTGCGCTATGGCGATCCTCGCCCGTTTGATGACGATGTTTCATTTTGA
- a CDS encoding AAA family ATPase — translation MLSLPAIARALGGEISNGQVLAPGPGHSRRDRSMWVRFSPAAPDGILVGSFAGDDWRDCKDYVRDRLGMDRPSVDRQPAPRTQPVTPPDPDAARKVERGFDLWRHGIEPRGTIVETYLRSRALDLPEDVAGRVLRFHPACPWKDEATGRLLRVLAMLALFRDIETNEPKGLHRTALAPDGRKIGRRMLGAAAGAAIKIDRDVDITFGLTIGEGIETCLAARQMGLRPVWALGSVGGIGIFPVLPGIEALTLLGARGNRCEATLPRRHKRCNSGGGMTSHLPPLAAPPGAERFVKLERFEPNPTVADQGQKLKIFSAAELASIQAPERRWLVPDMIPMARTTLLYGNGGDGKSLLALQLAVSVVTGNDWIGRLVEQGPALMLSCEDDIEEIHRRLEAVIAGRTDLDLDDLDALKILDLAGEDAILSAADNKGILKPSLLFTKIQHLVDELRPVMICIDTLADVYGGDENVRSQVRQFLGFLNGLAIKHNMAVVVLAHPSLSGIASGTGAGGSTAWSNSVRSRLYLAPVKVEEGALPDPTLKTLTVMKSNYGPTGETISLRYSHGRFVLAGGEWKASASAAEVDIRFLELLDQFSSEGRNVTMKKGTSYAPHEFARHADARGITKDAFRQAMDRLLKAGKIRSFEDGSPSRRRSKLIAVENFGDDQA, via the coding sequence ATGCTGTCTCTTCCCGCAATTGCGCGCGCCTTGGGCGGTGAGATTTCCAACGGCCAGGTGCTTGCGCCGGGCCCCGGCCATTCCCGCCGCGATCGCTCGATGTGGGTGCGGTTCTCGCCCGCGGCACCGGATGGCATTCTCGTCGGCTCGTTTGCCGGTGATGACTGGCGCGATTGCAAGGATTATGTGCGCGACAGGCTGGGAATGGATCGGCCATCCGTCGATCGCCAGCCAGCGCCGCGCACGCAACCGGTAACGCCTCCTGATCCTGACGCCGCTCGAAAGGTCGAACGCGGCTTTGATCTGTGGCGTCATGGCATTGAGCCGCGTGGCACGATCGTCGAGACCTATTTGCGATCACGTGCCCTCGATCTGCCCGAGGACGTCGCCGGCCGCGTGCTGCGCTTTCACCCAGCCTGTCCCTGGAAGGATGAAGCGACGGGTCGACTTCTTCGCGTGCTGGCAATGCTCGCCCTATTCCGCGATATTGAAACGAACGAACCGAAAGGACTGCACCGCACGGCCCTGGCGCCGGATGGAAGAAAGATCGGCCGGCGCATGCTTGGCGCCGCTGCCGGCGCGGCCATCAAGATTGATCGCGACGTGGATATCACTTTTGGTCTGACGATCGGCGAAGGCATCGAGACGTGCCTTGCGGCACGGCAAATGGGCTTGCGGCCGGTTTGGGCGCTTGGATCAGTCGGTGGCATCGGAATCTTTCCCGTCCTACCAGGAATCGAGGCGCTCACGCTGCTTGGGGCGCGAGGCAATCGTTGCGAAGCCACTCTGCCCAGGCGACATAAACGATGCAATTCGGGAGGTGGCATGACGAGTCATCTTCCACCACTCGCCGCGCCGCCAGGTGCGGAGCGATTTGTTAAGCTTGAAAGGTTCGAGCCTAACCCAACAGTTGCGGATCAAGGCCAAAAACTGAAGATCTTCAGCGCGGCCGAGCTTGCGAGCATACAGGCGCCCGAGCGGCGGTGGCTTGTGCCCGATATGATCCCGATGGCGCGCACAACCTTGCTTTATGGCAACGGCGGTGACGGCAAATCGCTGCTCGCCCTGCAACTCGCCGTTTCCGTCGTCACCGGCAACGACTGGATCGGTCGCCTTGTCGAGCAAGGCCCCGCGCTCATGCTTTCCTGCGAAGACGACATCGAAGAAATCCACCGGCGCCTTGAAGCGGTGATCGCCGGCCGGACTGATCTCGACCTCGACGACCTCGACGCTCTCAAGATCTTGGATCTCGCCGGCGAGGACGCCATCCTGTCCGCTGCCGACAACAAAGGCATTCTGAAACCGTCACTTCTATTCACGAAGATCCAGCATTTGGTTGATGAGCTCAGACCGGTCATGATCTGCATTGACACGCTCGCTGATGTCTATGGCGGCGATGAGAATGTCAGAAGCCAAGTGCGGCAATTCCTTGGTTTCCTGAACGGCTTGGCCATCAAGCACAACATGGCCGTCGTCGTCTTGGCCCATCCGAGCCTGTCAGGCATCGCAAGCGGTACTGGCGCCGGCGGCTCGACAGCCTGGAGCAATAGCGTTCGTTCACGTCTCTACCTCGCACCGGTCAAGGTCGAGGAAGGTGCATTACCCGATCCGACCCTGAAGACGCTCACCGTCATGAAGTCGAACTATGGCCCAACAGGAGAAACGATATCGCTTCGATACAGCCATGGCCGCTTCGTGCTCGCCGGTGGTGAGTGGAAGGCCTCAGCTTCAGCGGCTGAAGTGGATATTCGCTTTCTCGAATTACTTGATCAGTTCTCCAGCGAAGGCCGAAACGTGACGATGAAGAAAGGCACTTCCTATGCGCCACATGAATTCGCCCGTCACGCCGACGCACGAGGCATAACAAAGGATGCCTTCCGGCAAGCAATGGACCGCCTTCTTAAAGCGGGCAAGATCAGAAGTTTTGAGGATGGATCACCGTCAAGGAGACGCTCGAAGCTGATTGCTGTCGAGAATTTCGGGGATGATCAAGCATGA
- a CDS encoding ribbon-helix-helix domain-containing protein, whose amino-acid sequence MSKRTVSVRAEETLLAQLGEVAQKRYVSRSWLIEQIIRGWLAHNFPQTEGQPVGPGDAASSDTERNEYAASRCSVLG is encoded by the coding sequence ATGTCGAAACGAACTGTTTCAGTCCGGGCTGAAGAGACTCTTCTCGCACAACTCGGCGAGGTCGCGCAAAAACGCTACGTGTCCAGAAGCTGGCTCATTGAGCAGATCATCCGTGGCTGGCTTGCACACAATTTTCCGCAGACTGAAGGGCAACCCGTTGGGCCGGGTGATGCCGCATCCAGCGATACCGAAAGGAACGAATATGCAGCAAGCCGGTGCAGTGTCCTGGGATGA
- a CDS encoding phage tail assembly protein, whose translation MAEENETIASAPRFIGGKTRVKTIRLEYPLEYNGREYREISIARLTVKDVEEFIESLKTRDVRLPIYRDEAGDLIPEEVLDALDDDDLVTLEAAARDFLPRRFQGLSESGSDPGNGATIEPTSNA comes from the coding sequence ATGGCTGAAGAGAATGAGACTATCGCGTCTGCACCGCGCTTCATCGGTGGCAAAACTCGCGTCAAGACGATCAGGCTTGAATATCCGCTCGAATACAATGGGCGGGAATATCGGGAAATCTCCATTGCCCGGTTGACCGTCAAAGACGTGGAAGAATTCATCGAAAGTCTCAAGACCCGAGACGTGCGGCTTCCGATCTACCGGGATGAAGCGGGCGATTTGATCCCGGAAGAAGTCCTTGATGCGCTCGACGATGATGACCTTGTTACCTTGGAGGCAGCGGCACGGGATTTTTTGCCCCGAAGGTTCCAGGGTCTCAGCGAGAGCGGTTCGGACCCGGGCAATGGCGCCACTATCGAGCCTACGTCAAACGCATAA
- a CDS encoding phage tail tape measure protein — protein MGAKFGFASGHTGGFRNETMFGILAALSRAGYHGDEAGVATRAIATKLVAPTAKGLDALSAMGINHNDFTKMPGGMSPEALDSMQKRRFGVSLNASQKSRLGALFANDAIVGNRDDFIAQTTEIMADSFAKNKKGKLSAQDANKIGKLTGDFYKMAIESVDVEGLLRAILEAHPTLAQANALFTSQHGGKVTALSENAERTETIIHDVSNVHEGFAEDIGNKRNEGVSGSFLSLEAAMEALKLRIGEVNQGLLKFSADLASDTLKKIANLPDDVLQKGSLGVAGAGALSGLAGLVSFVSGDGLANAAKAGIGTMSKGLTSYLLYEGGKYGIDLLLNQLPHPQYPAGYDPKQIRDRGAWGDLMSLLKNMPGWTPPAQKPTPPAPVEAAPHVDMEQIDVVAQKSTAAGDALAKAINQPLALQVDTSALDAVLNKVSQVKAGLASIGTQAANVQIPSFGRTQRGSFTSAGSQGE, from the coding sequence ATGGGTGCGAAATTTGGTTTCGCATCCGGCCACACAGGCGGTTTCAGAAATGAGACGATGTTCGGCATCCTGGCGGCTCTTTCCCGCGCCGGCTATCACGGTGATGAAGCCGGTGTTGCCACGCGCGCGATCGCGACGAAGCTGGTTGCGCCAACGGCCAAAGGCCTCGATGCGCTTTCCGCTATGGGTATCAATCACAACGACTTCACGAAAATGCCGGGTGGCATGTCGCCTGAAGCTCTCGACTCGATGCAGAAACGGCGTTTCGGTGTCTCGCTCAACGCTTCTCAAAAAAGCCGTTTAGGGGCGCTCTTCGCCAATGACGCCATTGTCGGCAACCGCGATGATTTCATCGCGCAAACAACTGAGATCATGGCCGACAGTTTCGCGAAGAACAAGAAAGGCAAGCTCAGCGCCCAGGATGCAAACAAAATCGGAAAGCTCACTGGCGATTTCTACAAAATGGCTATCGAGTCCGTGGATGTGGAAGGATTGCTACGAGCCATTCTCGAAGCGCATCCGACCTTGGCGCAGGCAAATGCTCTTTTCACGAGCCAGCACGGCGGCAAGGTCACGGCGCTATCGGAAAACGCGGAGCGCACGGAGACCATCATTCACGATGTGAGCAATGTTCATGAAGGCTTTGCCGAGGACATCGGCAACAAGCGGAATGAGGGCGTATCAGGATCATTCCTCAGCCTTGAAGCGGCGATGGAAGCCCTGAAACTCCGCATAGGGGAAGTCAACCAAGGGCTCCTCAAGTTCTCCGCCGATCTCGCGAGCGATACGCTTAAAAAGATCGCGAATCTGCCGGACGATGTCTTGCAGAAAGGATCGCTTGGGGTTGCCGGCGCCGGGGCCTTGAGTGGCCTTGCTGGCCTTGTCAGCTTTGTCTCTGGGGACGGTTTGGCGAACGCGGCGAAAGCCGGCATCGGCACTATGAGCAAGGGCCTGACCAGCTACCTTCTCTATGAGGGCGGCAAATATGGCATCGATTTGTTGCTCAATCAGCTCCCACATCCGCAATATCCAGCAGGCTACGATCCGAAGCAAATCCGCGATCGCGGGGCTTGGGGCGATCTCATGTCACTGCTGAAGAACATGCCGGGATGGACGCCGCCCGCGCAGAAGCCAACGCCTCCAGCCCCGGTTGAGGCCGCTCCCCATGTAGATATGGAACAGATTGATGTCGTCGCACAAAAATCAACCGCTGCTGGAGATGCTTTAGCCAAAGCGATCAACCAACCCCTGGCGCTACAGGTGGATACGAGCGCGCTCGATGCCGTCTTGAACAAGGTCTCGCAAGTGAAGGCCGGCCTTGCGAGCATCGGCACGCAAGCCGCGAATGTGCAGATTCCTTCTTTTGGGCGCACACAGCGTGGCAGCTTTACTTCAGCCGGCTCGCAAGGAGAATGA
- a CDS encoding helix-turn-helix domain-containing protein: protein MMFLESLSRENRGKRALVRPLFGETIFPASFPGEGATKVKKEHITLPADPADIEDFDVSPEAMDRGQRARMIRKTRTALGLSQAEFASRFRVPVGTLRDWEQARATAPDFAIAYIRVIGMHPDLVAKVMA, encoded by the coding sequence ATGATGTTCTTAGAGAGTTTGTCGAGGGAAAACAGAGGTAAAAGGGCCCTTGTGCGTCCTTTGTTTGGCGAAACGATCTTCCCCGCTTCATTTCCGGGAGAAGGAGCAACAAAGGTGAAGAAAGAGCATATCACTCTCCCGGCTGATCCTGCCGACATCGAAGATTTCGATGTGAGCCCCGAGGCGATGGATCGCGGCCAACGCGCCAGGATGATCCGCAAGACAAGGACAGCTCTAGGCCTATCGCAAGCTGAATTTGCCAGCCGCTTCCGTGTTCCCGTCGGCACGTTGCGCGATTGGGAACAAGCCAGAGCTACAGCGCCAGATTTCGCTATCGCCTATATTCGGGTTATAGGAATGCACCCGGATCTGGTCGCCAAGGTGATGGCTTGA
- a CDS encoding BrnA antitoxin family protein — MPKHSRIRRLGDAEEAKIQDQIASDPDDFEPTDEELANARPFAEVFPHLAETIRRRGPLKKKEAVSIRIDIDVLQKLRATGSGWQSRVNDVLREFVEGKQR; from the coding sequence ATGCCCAAGCATTCTAGGATTCGGCGCCTTGGTGATGCCGAGGAAGCAAAGATTCAGGACCAAATTGCCTCCGATCCTGATGATTTTGAACCAACAGATGAGGAATTGGCTAATGCCCGTCCCTTTGCTGAGGTATTCCCGCATCTTGCGGAAACAATCCGCCGACGTGGCCCTCTAAAGAAAAAAGAAGCGGTCTCAATACGGATCGATATTGATGTCCTGCAAAAGCTCCGCGCGACCGGAAGCGGCTGGCAATCGCGCGTGAATGATGTTCTTAGAGAGTTTGTCGAGGGAAAACAGAGGTAA
- a CDS encoding BrnT family toxin produces the protein MEILWDEPKRQNTLKTRGMDFANVTEEFFEAALIVQAKNNRFMAIGIIDDEPISVVFLPLGTEAISIISMRHASRKERNAYAQAF, from the coding sequence ATGGAAATTCTCTGGGACGAGCCGAAGCGCCAAAACACTCTCAAGACGAGAGGAATGGACTTCGCGAACGTGACGGAGGAATTCTTCGAAGCCGCCCTGATCGTCCAGGCCAAGAACAATCGCTTCATGGCGATTGGAATAATCGACGACGAGCCAATTTCAGTTGTCTTCCTGCCGCTCGGCACCGAGGCCATTTCGATCATCAGCATGCGTCATGCTAGCCGCAAGGAAAGGAACGCCTATGCCCAAGCATTCTAG
- a CDS encoding DUF2335 domain-containing protein, producing the protein MSNDLSENSSQNSIEKIQPPNQVAEREEYIFASGWSGPLPPPQSLEAFEQILPGSASLIFGEFVKEAEHRRKQEDRESRFRVREGHIGQVLAGLFSIAAFGVTCYALYLGAFKTAVVIGTTTVISGIAAFLNKEQKEKQANEKST; encoded by the coding sequence GTGTCAAATGATTTAAGCGAAAATAGCTCTCAAAACTCTATCGAGAAAATTCAACCTCCCAATCAAGTTGCCGAGCGCGAAGAATATATTTTCGCTAGCGGTTGGTCTGGCCCTTTGCCGCCACCTCAATCGCTAGAAGCTTTTGAACAGATCCTTCCTGGAAGCGCTAGCTTGATCTTTGGCGAATTTGTTAAAGAGGCTGAGCATAGACGCAAGCAAGAAGATCGTGAATCAAGATTCAGGGTCCGTGAAGGACACATCGGACAGGTTTTGGCTGGTCTGTTCTCAATAGCTGCTTTTGGCGTGACATGCTATGCGCTTTATCTCGGAGCGTTTAAAACTGCTGTTGTCATTGGAACAACTACCGTAATCAGTGGAATAGCTGCCTTTTTAAATAAAGAGCAAAAAGAAAAACAAGCTAACGAAAAATCTACATAG
- a CDS encoding ribosome modulation factor: MTKKTELEYFDEGREARWNDKPQSVNPYSASSNSHYQWDEGWRSADNPDWDEKDDNS, from the coding sequence ATGACCAAAAAGACAGAACTCGAATATTTTGATGAAGGCAGGGAGGCTCGATGGAATGATAAGCCACAGTCAGTCAACCCCTATTCAGCTTCATCAAACAGCCATTACCAGTGGGATGAAGGCTGGCGCAGCGCAGATAATCCAGATTGGGATGAAAAGGACGATAATTCTTAG
- a CDS encoding helix-turn-helix domain-containing protein yields the protein MTPAQCRAARGLLNLNQDKLAELASVSSVTVRNFENEKSSPQRATLEVMRRALEAAGVEFIAENGGGAGVRLRKQNIENKTPSMRQIIDIVELPEIRIISTWPSSQNTCEKLVEGLWIPGRYDKNIRIDQPTHLKGGQPHAHVLGRKGQELVIVNADGTASHGTKGRLHAKDADALRQRNFQIPEDNIIEFWSFKENGRTVLCEDIKFVDTHDQSKS from the coding sequence ATGACACCTGCACAATGCCGGGCCGCTCGTGGCCTTCTCAATTTGAACCAAGACAAACTCGCTGAACTGGCATCCGTCAGCTCAGTGACCGTTCGGAATTTTGAGAATGAGAAATCGAGCCCGCAGAGAGCCACGCTCGAGGTAATGCGTCGCGCCCTAGAAGCCGCCGGCGTCGAGTTCATCGCAGAGAATGGCGGGGGCGCGGGAGTGAGGTTGAGAAAGCAGAATATCGAAAATAAAACTCCGTCGATGAGGCAGATTATCGATATCGTGGAGTTGCCGGAAATCCGTATTATTTCCACTTGGCCTTCGTCGCAGAATACATGCGAGAAACTTGTTGAAGGCCTGTGGATTCCAGGCAGATACGACAAAAATATTCGTATCGATCAACCAACTCATCTCAAGGGCGGTCAACCTCATGCTCATGTGCTAGGTCGAAAAGGCCAAGAACTTGTTATCGTTAATGCTGATGGTACCGCAAGTCACGGGACTAAGGGCAGACTCCATGCCAAAGACGCCGACGCACTCAGGCAGCGTAACTTCCAAATTCCAGAAGACAACATAATTGAGTTCTGGAGCTTCAAGGAGAATGGTCGGACGGTTCTATGTGAAGACATCAAATTCGTAGATACGCATGACCAAAGCAAAAGTTGA
- a CDS encoding phage integrase family protein, with protein MSVRKRSWTTAKGEKKEAWVADYVDQTGKRHLKTFDRKKDADAFHSKANVEVREGTHTPDSVSKTVSEAADLWLETCDANHLEAATIDAYEQHVRLHIKPFLGRMKLSQLTAPMIREFEDKLRRGDPAPGKDEGKKRSPAMVRRVLISLSTMVGDAQERGLVARNVVKDLRARRKPGKQKKHEDRHAGKLKVGVDIPTPGEIRAFVGALQGLYRPILLTAAFTGLRASVLESLLRQAIFQARSGFIIVERKLPGIPSNP; from the coding sequence ATGTCGGTGCGCAAAAGAAGCTGGACGACAGCGAAGGGCGAAAAGAAAGAGGCTTGGGTTGCCGATTATGTCGATCAGACCGGCAAGCGGCACCTCAAGACCTTCGATCGCAAGAAGGACGCGGACGCCTTTCATTCCAAGGCCAATGTAGAGGTTCGAGAAGGCACCCACACACCTGATAGTGTGAGCAAAACTGTCTCGGAAGCTGCCGACTTATGGCTTGAGACCTGCGATGCGAATCACCTCGAGGCCGCGACGATCGATGCCTATGAGCAGCATGTTCGGCTGCATATCAAACCATTCCTCGGCCGAATGAAGCTTTCGCAGCTCACGGCGCCGATGATCCGAGAATTCGAGGACAAGCTTCGCCGCGGCGATCCAGCGCCTGGCAAGGATGAAGGCAAGAAGCGATCGCCAGCAATGGTTCGCCGCGTGCTGATATCGTTGAGCACTATGGTTGGCGATGCCCAAGAGCGCGGCCTTGTGGCGCGCAATGTCGTCAAGGACCTTCGGGCAAGGCGAAAGCCCGGCAAGCAAAAGAAGCACGAGGACCGGCACGCCGGCAAACTCAAGGTCGGCGTGGATATTCCTACGCCGGGAGAGATTCGCGCCTTTGTGGGCGCCCTACAAGGGCTCTATCGGCCGATCCTTTTGACCGCAGCTTTCACTGGCCTTCGTGCTTCAGTCTTGGAATCCTTGTTGCGACAAGCGATATTCCAGGCACGTTCCGGCTTCATAATCGTGGAGAGGAAACTGCCCGGGATCCCGTCGAACCCTTAA